The genomic window GTTGATCATCTCCGGGTCCAGGGCCGAGGTTGGCTCGTCGAAGAGCATGATCTTCGGCTGCATCGCCAGGGCGCGCGCGATGGCCACCCGCTGCTGCTGGCCGCCCGAGAGGTGGGCCGGATAGGCATCGGCCTTCTCCGGGATCCCGACGCGCTCGAGGAGCGCCATGGCGATCTTCTCCGCCTCGCCCCGCGAGAGCCCTTTCGCTTTCACGGGCGCCAGGACGATGTTCTCGAGGGCCGTCATGTGGGGGTAGAGGTTGAAGGCCTGGAAGACCATCCCCACCTCGGACCTGAGCCTGGAGAAGTTGACGCCGGGCTGGGTAAGGGACTGACCGAGCACGACCACCTCTCCCGACTGGATCGCCTCGAGGCGGTTCACGCAGCGGATCAGCGTGCTCTTCCCGGATCCGGACGGGCCGCAGACGACGACTACCTCCCCGGAGGCCACCTGGAGCGAGATGTCCCGGAGCACGTGGAGCTTGCCGAACCACTTGTTGACCCGCCTGAACTCGATGGCTGGGGGCACCGGCTCACCCCACCACGACCAGAACGTCGCCGGCATCCACGGTCTGCCCCACGCGGACCCGCACCTCCTTCACGGTGCCGTCGAGCGTGGCCTTGAACTCGTTTTCCATCTTCATCGCCTCGACGACGACGAGCCCGTCCCCGGCCTTCACTGCCTGCCCCTCCCTGACGGCGACGTGGACCACCCGGCCGGGCATCGGGGCCACGAGCACCTGGCCTCCCGCCTGCCGCACGCCGCTCCCGCGACGCCGGAGGAGGCGACGGGTCTCCTCCTCGACGCGAATCCGGTACGTCTCGCCGGCCACGTCCACGGTGAACCAGCCGTCCTTCTCGGTGACGTCCGCCGCGTAGGCCGCGCCGGCGATCAGGAGCGAGCAGCGCCCCGGCACCGGCCAGCGGGCGTCGACCTCAACGACCTCGTCGCCGACCCGCACCCTGAAGCGCCCCGCGACCTCCGTCACCTCTACCGGGAGCGCCTGCGCGTCGAGCTCGGCGACGAAGCGCATCAGCGGAGCTTCCCCCAGCGGGCCCGGCGCGCGGACATGGCCCACGGGCTCGGCGGGGCGGGCACGAGCGGAGCCGAGCGCCCCGCTCGCTCGTAGGCGGCCAGCGCCGCCGCGATCAGGGCGACGGTCCGCCGCCGGCCCGCGCGCGACGGGCGGTCACCGGCGAGCAGGCGGTCGAGGAAGCGGGTGGAGAGCCGGCCGGCGACCAAGTCCGGGTGCGCCATGATCTCCTGCAGCACGGGAATGGTCGTCCGCACGCCGGCCACCTCGTACTCGCCCAGCGCGCGCGCCATGCGGCGGATCGCCTCTGGCCGGTCCGGACCCCAGACGATCAGCTTGGAGATCAGCGGGTCGTAGTAGATCGGCACCGTGAAGCCCTCGTACACCCCCGAGTCGTCGCGCACCCAGGGCCCGCCCGGCGGACGGAGCGCCGTCAGCCGTCCCGGCGACGGCATGAAGTTCCGGTACGGATCCTCCGCGTAGATGCGGCACTCGATGGCCCACCCGCTCCACCGCACGTCGGCCTGCCCGTAGCCGAGCTTCTCCCCTGCCGCGATCCGGATCTGCTCCTTCACGAGGTCGATCCCCGTGACCAGCTCGGTGACCGGGTGCTCGACCTGGAGGCGGGTGTTCATCTCAAGGAAGTAGAAGTTCTTCTGCGCGTCCGCCAGGAACTCGACGGTGCCGGCGTTGACGTAGCCCACCGCGGCCGCCACCTTCACCGCCGCCTCGCCCATCCGGGCCCGCAGCGCGGCGTCCACCAATGGCGACGGGGATTCCTCGACCAGCTTCTGGTGGCGCCGCTGGATCGAGCACTCACGCTCGCCGAGGTGGACGGTGGTGCCGTGGCTGTCGGCCAGCACCTGGACCTCGATATGGCGCGGATCCTCGAGGTAGCGCTCGAGGTACACCGTGGCGTCCCCGAAGGCCGACCCCGCCTGCGAGCGCGCCAGCTGGAGCGCGGGAGCCAACTCGGCCTCGCTCCGGACGAGCCGCATCCCGATCCCTCCACCGCCCATGGCCGCCTTGATCATGACCGGGTAGCCGACCTCGCGCGCCACGCGCGCGGCCTCGGCGTCGCGCGCGACCGGCTCGGTGGCGCCCGGGACGACGGGCACGCCCAGGCGGATCGCGGTCCGCCGGGCCGCGGTCTTGTCCCCCATGGCCCTGATCGCCTGAGGCGGCGGACCGACGAAGACCAGCCCCGCCTGCTGGCACGCCTCGGCGAAGGCGGCGTTCTCGGACAGAAACCCGTACCCGGGGTGCACCGCGTCCGCGCCCGACTCCGTCGCGGCGCGGATCAGCTTCGCCATCGCGAGGTAGCTCTCGCGGGCAGGCGCCGGGCCGAGCGGGCACGCCTCGTCGGCCATCAGGACGTGCAGCGCCTCGCGGTCGGCCTCCGAGAAGACCGCGACCGTGGGGATCCCCAGCTCCCGGCAGGCGCGGATGACGCGGACCGCGATCTCCCCGCGGTTTGCGACCAGGATTTTCCCGAAGGATGCGCTCACGGTGCGTTGATCATAGCAGACGCCCGAGGGAGAAGCCACGCGGTCGTGACGGGTCGGGCCTCAGCTTCCGCGCTGGTCGACGCGTCCGAGGAGCCGGTTCGCGACCTGGTTGCGCAGCATCTGCACTGTCCCGCCGGCGATCGTGAACATGCGCGCGTCACGCACCAGGCGCTCCACCGGGCAGTCGCGCGAGTACCCCTTCGCCCCGAACACCTGGAGGGCCTGGTTCGTCACCCGCACGGCCATCTCGCTCGCCACCACCTTGCACACCGCGGCGGCCTGCATATCGGGGAGGGCGCCGCCGGCGTTCGCGGCGGTGCGATAGATGAGCTGCCGGGCCGCCTCGACCTCGATCGCCATGTCGGCAAGCATCCAGCGCAGCCCCTGGAACGCGCCGATCGGGCGACCGAACTGCTTACGTGTCTGCGCGTACCCAACGGCGGCTTCAAGGGCACCCTGAGCCAGCCCGAGCGCCACCGTGGACGCGCCGAGGCGCTGGCCATTGTAGGCGGCCATCAGGCGCGCGAACCCGCCGACGCCGACGATCAGGTTCTCGCGCGGCACCCGGCAGTCGGCCAGCACCACCTCACCCTCCGGGATGCCGCGCATGCCCATGGCTCGCTCGCGCCGCCGCACCGTCAGGCCCGGCGCGTCGGCCTCGACGACGACGGCGCCGACGCCCGCTGCCCCCGGGATGCCGTCAAACCGGCAGAAGACCACGTAGGTCTGGGAGACACCTGCCCCCGTGATCCAGTGCTTGACCCCGTTGAGGACCCACGCGTCGCCGTCGGCGACCGCCGTGGTCTCCAGGTCGGAGGCGGCGGAGCCCGCGTTCGGCTCCGTGATCGCGATCGCCGGCTTGTCGCCCCGCACCACGCGGGGCAGGTATTTCTGCTTCTGCGCCTCGGTGCCGTAATGCACGAGCACACCCACCGGCCCGAAGTTCGAGTCCACGAGAATCCGCCCCGTGACGCCGCACACGCGGGCGACGGCCTCAATCGCGAGAACGGCCTCGAGCGCGCCGAGCCCGCGCCCACCGTATGCGGGCGGGATCGTCATCCCCATCAGCCTGTGGGCGGTCAGCTCCTTGACGTTGTCCCACGGGTACTCCTCGTGCTCGTCCCAGCGGGCGGCGCGCTCGCGGAAGACCGTGTCGGCCAGCTCGCGCGCCAGGCGTTGCAGCGCGGCCTGCGCCTCGGTCAACGGGAAGGCGACCAGTGACGCGTCCATGGCCGTCGCGGCGCTCACTTCAGCGCCCGGAGCCCCTCCTCGAAGAAGCTCGTGTCGACAACCTCACTGGCCGGGATCGGCGCCTTCACCAGGTTGTGCCTGCGCCACCAGGCGAGCTGCTTGGCGATGTCGTCCACCAGGAGACGCCCGTCCCGATCCTGGTAGGGGAACCCGAGCTTGATGATCTCGGGCTTGGCCCCCTTGTACTTCGCCGTGACGGCCACCGCCTCCTCGAAAGCGACCGCGCTGACTGGCCGGCCCTCCTTCCGCTGGAGCACGGCATCGTAGTAGTGACGGGCCGCCTTGATGTAGCCCTTCATGAAGTTCACGGCCCGCTCCCGGTCCTGGGCGAACTTGCCCGAGTAGAAGATCGTCGCCACCTGCCACGGGAGCACGTCGCCCGTCCAGAGGATCACTTTGCCGACCCCTTTCGCCTCGGCGCCTGAGACGAAGGGCTGGGCAGTGTAGATCGCGTCGACGCGCTTGGCGGCGAGAGCGTCGGACATGGCGCCGAGGCTCTGGAGCGGGACAAGCTCCACGTCGCCGAGCGCCAGCCCCTCCTTCTCGAGGATATTGCCGATGGAGTAGTGGAAGGTGGAGCCGATCTGCGTGATGCCGAGCGTCTTCCCCCGAAGGTCGCGCACTGATCTGAGGCCCGTCTCATAGAGCTCCGGCTGGACCAGGATCGCGGTGAGGCGGTACCCGGGCCACTCGCGCCCCTTGTCGGCCACGATCCAGACCTTCACCCCGCCCGCGACCGTGTTGTACAGGCCCGCTGTGAGACCCGTAGCGCCGACGTCGATATCCCCGGATGCCAGCGCGACGGCAACCGGCTGGGCCGCCTGGAAGAAGACGAGGTCGGGGTCGATCCCGAACTCCTTGAAGTAGCCCTTCTCCACGCCCAGGAAGAGGACCGCGGATGAGGTGAGCTTGAGCACCCCGATCTTGGTCTTCTTGGCCTGGGCCGTCGCATCAGCGGTCGACCCCAGAGCGAGGATGCCGACGAGCAGCAGGACCACGAATCGCTTCATGCTTCGCCTCCCCCCGTGGATCGGTTGTTCTCGCACGGGACGCTTGCCGTTACTGAACCCGGGCCAACTGACTCAGCAGCTCGGCGTTGGACGGGATGGCACCGATGGGGCCGACGGTATAGACGTAGCGAACGATGCCGCCTCGATCGACGATGATGACGGCCTGATCCGGGGCGCTGGACCCGTACCGCTTCACGTGGGGCAGCGGCGATGGGGTGCGCTCTCCGCGCAACAAGAAATCGCCCGCGACCGCGGCGGTGCTGAGCACGGCAGCTCCCAGTTCCTCCACGAGCGGCCGGTGCACGATCGACAGCCCGTACAGGCGGTGGACAGCGAGCTCGGGGTCGCACAGGTACGGGAAGCTCAGCTGGTATCGCCGGAAATACAGCCGGGCCTCGTCGGGGGTGCTGAGCGTGATCTGGAGGACCTCGGCCCCTCGCTGCTGGATTTCGGGATACCCCAGGCGCACCTGCGCCATGTGCCGGCGGCAGAACGCTCAGTAGAGCCCCTTGGAGAACCACAGCACCACGTTCCGGCTTCCGCGGTAATCCTCCAGGGCGATGTCGGGGCCC from Candidatus Rokuibacteriota bacterium includes these protein-coding regions:
- a CDS encoding ABC transporter substrate-binding protein — translated: MKRFVVLLLVGILALGSTADATAQAKKTKIGVLKLTSSAVLFLGVEKGYFKEFGIDPDLVFFQAAQPVAVALASGDIDVGATGLTAGLYNTVAGGVKVWIVADKGREWPGYRLTAILVQPELYETGLRSVRDLRGKTLGITQIGSTFHYSIGNILEKEGLALGDVELVPLQSLGAMSDALAAKRVDAIYTAQPFVSGAEAKGVGKVILWTGDVLPWQVATIFYSGKFAQDRERAVNFMKGYIKAARHYYDAVLQRKEGRPVSAVAFEEAVAVTAKYKGAKPEIIKLGFPYQDRDGRLLVDDIAKQLAWWRRHNLVKAPIPASEVVDTSFFEEGLRALK
- a CDS encoding redoxin domain-containing protein codes for the protein MAQVRLGYPEIQQRGAEVLQITLSTPDEARLYFRRYQLSFPYLCDPELAVHRLYGLSIVHRPLVEELGAAVLSTAAVAGDFLLRGERTPSPLPHVKRYGSSAPDQAVIIVDRGGIVRYVYTVGPIGAIPSNAELLSQLARVQ
- the accC gene encoding acetyl-CoA carboxylase biotin carboxylase subunit, which codes for MLVANRGEIAVRVIRACRELGIPTVAVFSEADREALHVLMADEACPLGPAPARESYLAMAKLIRAATESGADAVHPGYGFLSENAAFAEACQQAGLVFVGPPPQAIRAMGDKTAARRTAIRLGVPVVPGATEPVARDAEAARVAREVGYPVMIKAAMGGGGIGMRLVRSEAELAPALQLARSQAGSAFGDATVYLERYLEDPRHIEVQVLADSHGTTVHLGERECSIQRRHQKLVEESPSPLVDAALRARMGEAAVKVAAAVGYVNAGTVEFLADAQKNFYFLEMNTRLQVEHPVTELVTGIDLVKEQIRIAAGEKLGYGQADVRWSGWAIECRIYAEDPYRNFMPSPGRLTALRPPGGPWVRDDSGVYEGFTVPIYYDPLISKLIVWGPDRPEAIRRMARALGEYEVAGVRTTIPVLQEIMAHPDLVAGRLSTRFLDRLLAGDRPSRAGRRRTVALIAAALAAYERAGRSAPLVPAPPSPWAMSARRARWGKLR
- a CDS encoding biotin/lipoyl-binding protein → MRFVAELDAQALPVEVTEVAGRFRVRVGDEVVEVDARWPVPGRCSLLIAGAAYAADVTEKDGWFTVDVAGETYRIRVEEETRRLLRRRGSGVRQAGGQVLVAPMPGRVVHVAVREGQAVKAGDGLVVVEAMKMENEFKATLDGTVKEVRVRVGQTVDAGDVLVVVG
- a CDS encoding acyl-CoA dehydrogenase family protein; translation: MDASLVAFPLTEAQAALQRLARELADTVFRERAARWDEHEEYPWDNVKELTAHRLMGMTIPPAYGGRGLGALEAVLAIEAVARVCGVTGRILVDSNFGPVGVLVHYGTEAQKQKYLPRVVRGDKPAIAITEPNAGSAASDLETTAVADGDAWVLNGVKHWITGAGVSQTYVVFCRFDGIPGAAGVGAVVVEADAPGLTVRRRERAMGMRGIPEGEVVLADCRVPRENLIVGVGGFARLMAAYNGQRLGASTVALGLAQGALEAAVGYAQTRKQFGRPIGAFQGLRWMLADMAIEVEAARQLIYRTAANAGGALPDMQAAAVCKVVASEMAVRVTNQALQVFGAKGYSRDCPVERLVRDARMFTIAGGTVQMLRNQVANRLLGRVDQRGS
- a CDS encoding amino acid ABC transporter ATP-binding protein codes for the protein MPATFWSWWGEPVPPAIEFRRVNKWFGKLHVLRDISLQVASGEVVVVCGPSGSGKSTLIRCVNRLEAIQSGEVVVLGQSLTQPGVNFSRLRSEVGMVFQAFNLYPHMTALENIVLAPVKAKGLSRGEAEKIAMALLERVGIPEKADAYPAHLSGGQQQRVAIARALAMQPKIMLFDEPTSALDPEMINEVLEVMTDLAREGMTMVVVTHEMGFAKRVSHRIMFMDEGQVIEEGSPDTFFAAPKSDRTKLFLSKILSH